Within the uncultured Draconibacterium sp. genome, the region GGCAACACCTATCTTTTTGAAATAATTGGTACATTTCCCTATATACAACTTGCGCTTGCTTGCCCTCGATCCATAGTTTTTACTCCACTCTCCCAAACGCTGACCAAGATAATAACCATCCCAAAATCCGCGGTTAAACACGGTTTGTAAACGATTGTTCCAGTCTTCCACTTTCTCGTCGGTAAACGACTCATCGAAATAAGCGTCAACAGCTTCGCGGTAACACTGTGCAACGGTTTTTACGTATTCGGGAGAACGGGCACGCCCCTCAATTTTAAGTACAGAAACGCCGGCATCAAGTATTTTATTCAGAAAATGAATAGTTTTCAAATCTTTGGGCGACATGATGTACTCGTTGTCGATTTCGAGCTCAGCACCGGTTTCTTTATCGGTAACCGTATAAGCTCGTCGACAGGTTTGTAAACAAGCTCCTCGATTGGCCGACGAGTTCATTTCGTGCAAACTGAGGTAACATTTACCACTGGTAGCCATACACAAAGCACCGTGCACAAACATTTCAATTTTCATCAACTCGCCGTTTGGCCCGGTAATATTTTGCTTTTTAATCTGGTCGCTGATTTCCCACACACGACCAAGGTTCATTTCGCGCGCCAACACCACGACATCGGCAAAATTGGAATAGAATTTTACAGCTTCGATGTTGGTAATATTTACCTGCGTTGAAATATGAACTTCAAGGTTAATCGAACGGGCATACTGAATGACCGAAACATCGGCAGCGATAACTGCCGAAACACCGGCCTCTTTGGCCGCATCGATAACTTCGTGCATTTTATCCAGTTCACCGTCAAAGATTTCCACGTTCATGGTAAGGTAGGTTTTTACCTTATTCCCGGTGGCAATATTTACAATTTTACGGAGGTCGTCGAGATTAAAATTATTAGACGAGCGCGAACGCATATTCAGGTTTTCAACACCAAAATAAACCGATCCGGCTCCTCCCTGAATGGCTGCCATTAATGATTCGTACGATCCTACAGGCGCCATTATTTCCACATCTCTTCGTTCCATTGCTTGTAAATTTTTCGGCGCAAAGTTATTCAACTTTTCCAAAGTCCGAAACTTTGAAAAGGTTATGAATCAAATTAATGAGCATCCAAACAAATATATTGTATACGCAAAACAAGGAGAATGAACTTCTTTTTGATGGAACTTGTTTCCAAACAAAAAATCCTGGAATATTCCAGGATTCTTCTTTATAATATAAAAGACTTAGTAATGCTATTAATTAAGCGAGTCAATTTTAATGAATTTCTCAGAACTTGTCATTGATATTCCACAACGAGCAGGAGCTTTAGTATCGTAAGTATTACCGCAAGTTGGACAAACGTAAAATACAGAAGGCAGTGATTTTACTGTATTGTTTTGAAGCGCAGTAAGTGCATTTTCATACAGCGGTTTGTGTTTTTGCTCTGTTTTATAAGCATACGTCAGGCTCATCAATGAAAACTGGTTGGAGGCTTTGCTGGCATTTTTGATAAAATCGGGATACATGGTTGTTATCTCGTAAGATTCACCAACGATCGCATCTTTCAGGTTTTCACTAGTCGATTTTACCGTAAAATCGGGGGTAACTACAGGCACGTCCTGATTTCCTTGCAATAAAACTGCTTTATGATTATTGGCATGAACTTTTTCAGATAATGATGCTGCTTTAAAAAGCAAAGCAATCTCACGATACCCCTCTTCTTCGGCTTTTTTACTGTATGCCGCATATTTAGCACTAGCTGTTGTTTCACCCGTAAAAGCGGTCTTCATATTTTCATAATTTAAAGTACTGGCATTGGATGTTTCTGAAGAAATCGTTTTACCGTTCGATTGTAACGAAATTGCAGAAATAAGTACTGCAAAAATTGGAATAATAACTGTTCTTTTCATTTTTGTATTGTTTAAAATTTGTTTTACGATACAAAAATGCAACCTGCCTGTTTTAATTTTTCTTAAGCGATTCTTAAAATCTGCTTAAGAAAAATCAGGATGAAAAATACATAAAGAAAGTTGTTCCTTTTTCCTCATTACTAGAAACTTTCATAGATATGTCTTGGAGTGAGGCAAGTTTCTCAACAATTGAAAGGCCAAGACCACTTCCCTTTATGACCGAACTTCGGGATTCGTCGGCCCTGTAAAACCGATTAAAAATGTGAGGCAAGTGTTCCGAAGATATTCCTATACCATTGTCTTCGATAGATAAAGTTTGAGAGTTATCGTCCCAGCCAATTAATATATGTCCGTTTTGCTTCCCGTATTTTATGGCGTTATTTACAAGATTTCCAATTATCACTTCAAGGAAAAATTTATCTCCATAAACGGTAATTTCATCCGGGAGATTAGTATAAATCCTAATGCTTTTTTCTGAAGTTTGTTTTTCCCATTTTTTCAGAACATTTGAGATAATGGAATGAAGATGGATCATTTCCTTTCGTGCATGCATTTTGCCCGAATCGATACGAGCCAATTGAAGCAACTGCTCAAGCAAGATATCCAAACGATCTACCATCTCTATGATACCGGCAATCTTTTCTTCGTAAACTTCCGGTTCCCGTTTTCTGCGAATCAACACTTCCAGAGTTCCTCGGATTGCCGAAAGCGGTGTTCTTATTTCATGAGAAGCATCACTGGTAAATTGGCGTTGCTGCAACATGCTTTTCTCAATTCGTTTAAGCAGGTCGTTGATGGTTTGTGTAAGTTCATAAAGTTCATCTTTATACAGGGGCAGCCTAAGGAGATTTCCGATATTAGAATCATCGATTGCCGATGCTGAACTAATCAGCTCATGCACTGGTTTTATTGCACGCGAAGCAGCCACTGAAGACGTTAAATATTGAATTAACAAAACGAAAGGGAAAGAAATTAACAAAACCCAAATTAAATTATTCAGAACATTATGCGATTCTTCCCGAGAGACTGCTACGATAAGTTTTCCTAATTCGTCTCCGTTTTCATTGTTTATCGGGAAGTGTCCGAGACGAATTAATTGATTATCAATTGCTCCGTTGTAAAATGTA harbors:
- a CDS encoding HAMP domain-containing sensor histidine kinase, encoding MILKFKNRIALFNTLAVAFTTILVFGAIFIVVYNTAFSHLDDDILAEKNEVISNLFWLNDSIIINEMPEWEEAEHSQVEVNPTFLQINNKKGKVIFRSVNLPEDQLLDYSPDNSTFYNGAIDNQLIRLGHFPINNENGDELGKLIVAVSREESHNVLNNLIWVLLISFPFVLLIQYLTSSVAASRAIKPVHELISSASAIDDSNIGNLLRLPLYKDELYELTQTINDLLKRIEKSMLQQRQFTSDASHEIRTPLSAIRGTLEVLIRRKREPEVYEEKIAGIIEMVDRLDILLEQLLQLARIDSGKMHARKEMIHLHSIISNVLKKWEKQTSEKSIRIYTNLPDEITVYGDKFFLEVIIGNLVNNAIKYGKQNGHILIGWDDNSQTLSIEDNGIGISSEHLPHIFNRFYRADESRSSVIKGSGLGLSIVEKLASLQDISMKVSSNEEKGTTFFMYFSS
- a CDS encoding peptidase U32 family protein, encoding MERRDVEIMAPVGSYESLMAAIQGGAGSVYFGVENLNMRSRSSNNFNLDDLRKIVNIATGNKVKTYLTMNVEIFDGELDKMHEVIDAAKEAGVSAVIAADVSVIQYARSINLEVHISTQVNITNIEAVKFYSNFADVVVLAREMNLGRVWEISDQIKKQNITGPNGELMKIEMFVHGALCMATSGKCYLSLHEMNSSANRGACLQTCRRAYTVTDKETGAELEIDNEYIMSPKDLKTIHFLNKILDAGVSVLKIEGRARSPEYVKTVAQCYREAVDAYFDESFTDEKVEDWNNRLQTVFNRGFWDGYYLGQRLGEWSKNYGSRASKRKLYIGKCTNYFKKIGVAEFKLETNNLKVGDEIIVTGPTTGVFQSNVSEIRFDLKPVEEGLKGQRISVPINEVIRRADKLYKVVDASQVKERR
- a CDS encoding ferritin family protein — its product is MKRTVIIPIFAVLISAISLQSNGKTISSETSNASTLNYENMKTAFTGETTASAKYAAYSKKAEEEGYREIALLFKAASLSEKVHANNHKAVLLQGNQDVPVVTPDFTVKSTSENLKDAIVGESYEITTMYPDFIKNASKASNQFSLMSLTYAYKTEQKHKPLYENALTALQNNTVKSLPSVFYVCPTCGNTYDTKAPARCGISMTSSEKFIKIDSLN